In the Lysinibacillus sp. PLM2 genome, one interval contains:
- a CDS encoding nuclease, translating into MNRKKELKQQYQEVEIIAGVYQIKNNENGKMFVASTPNLKTINGVKFSLENNVFNHKELQQDWNHFGKNAFSFEILEKLKKDESDPYFNTKEALKELEEKWLEKLQPFGEQGYN; encoded by the coding sequence ATGAACAGGAAAAAAGAATTAAAACAACAGTATCAAGAAGTCGAAATTATCGCGGGTGTTTATCAAATAAAAAATAATGAAAATGGAAAAATGTTTGTTGCTAGCACGCCAAATTTAAAAACGATAAACGGGGTTAAATTTAGCCTTGAAAATAACGTATTTAATCATAAGGAGCTTCAACAGGATTGGAATCATTTTGGAAAAAACGCATTTTCATTCGAAATATTAGAAAAGCTAAAAAAGGATGAATCCGACCCATACTTCAATACGAAAGAAGCTTTAAAAGAACTAGAAGAAAAATGGTTAGAAAAGCTCCAGCCCTTTGGTGAGCAAGGGTATAATTAA
- the yuaE gene encoding hypothetical protein → MENAQRVREDIWESVKGLSDEQLNMEVAEGTWTIAQVLEHLYLIEKVAIEGFTNIKRIDERNPVKIRRVHLIIDRSQKVDAPEFLVPKREFQTLVALKEKLQGTREIIVRKYKTYSERDLTEMAMPHPVFGSLTLGQWISFIGYHEKRHLAQIEEIKEALIN, encoded by the coding sequence ATGGAAAACGCGCAAAGAGTAAGGGAAGATATATGGGAAAGTGTGAAGGGGCTTTCAGATGAGCAGTTGAACATGGAAGTAGCAGAGGGGACATGGACAATTGCACAAGTTTTGGAGCACCTTTATTTAATAGAAAAAGTCGCAATTGAAGGCTTCACGAATATCAAAAGGATTGATGAAAGAAATCCGGTAAAGATAAGAAGGGTCCATTTAATAATTGACCGTTCGCAAAAAGTGGATGCACCGGAATTTTTAGTCCCTAAAAGAGAGTTTCAAACTTTAGTAGCATTAAAAGAGAAGCTACAAGGTACAAGGGAAATAATTGTTAGGAAGTATAAAACCTATAGTGAACGAGATTTAACTGAAATGGCAATGCCGCATCCAGTTTTCGGGTCACTAACACTAGGTCAATGGATTTCATTTATAGGGTATCATGAAAAAAGGCATCTTGCACAAATTGAGGAGATAAAGGAAGCATTAATAAATTGA
- the tnpR gene encoding resolvase, which produces MKFGYVRPLYNDKDCCIQLEKLNNIGGFDRVFKELHGKPKKRIELENMLMNLQPNDVILVERMFVLADTTRHLMELLKLCKRDGVTIEFLDEGLNSKEVISFSLQDMIQRMIHFQTDIIKQSTIIGMEQAKDEGKAIGRPRKSDENIKKAISMYQSGSYTLHEIKQETGISKSTLYRYLENDDLK; this is translated from the coding sequence GTGAAATTTGGTTATGTGAGGCCTTTATATAATGATAAAGACTGTTGTATACAGTTAGAAAAACTAAATAATATAGGTGGTTTCGACAGAGTATTTAAAGAATTACATGGAAAACCAAAAAAGCGAATTGAGCTTGAGAATATGCTTATGAACCTTCAACCAAACGATGTGATTTTAGTTGAGAGAATGTTTGTCTTGGCGGATACGACAAGACACTTGATGGAACTATTAAAATTATGTAAACGAGATGGGGTAACCATTGAATTTTTAGATGAGGGATTAAATAGTAAGGAAGTAATATCTTTTTCTCTTCAAGATATGATTCAAAGAATGATTCATTTTCAAACAGATATTATTAAACAATCCACAATTATTGGTATGGAACAGGCTAAAGATGAGGGAAAAGCAATAGGACGTCCAAGAAAATCAGATGAAAATATAAAAAAAGCAATATCTATGTATCAATCGGGGAGCTATACTTTACATGAGATTAAACAAGAAACGGGAATCAGTAAATCTACACTTTATAGATATTTAGAGAATGATGATTTGAAATAA
- the sulP gene encoding sodium-independent anion transporter — protein sequence MQSLKQQWFGNVRGDILSGIVVALALIPEAIAFSIIAGVDPMVGLYASFTIAVLIAFVGGRPGMISAATGAMALVMVPLVREYGVEYLFAATILTGIIQIVFGLLKIAKLMKFIPNAVMIGFVNSLAILIFMAQVPHFVGISTMTYVFVGITLLLVYTLPRFIKVVPAPLIAIVALTSIALFSGIELRTIGDLGNITKDLPSFIIPNVPFTFETLQIIFPVSLSLAIVGLVESLLTSRIVDDMTGTESNKNREARGQGIANLVNGFFGGMAGCAMIGQSVINIKSGGRGRLSTLIAGLFLMFLILVLGDLVVRIPMPVLVGIMIMVSIGTFDWSSFKYLVKAPRTDVIVMLTTVTIVVWTHDLSKGVIAGVILSAIFFVVKISTVKIEPNGHRYEVHGQLFFASTEGFVNYFKNKHFETNQIIIDFSNSRIWDDSGVGALLKVEDLLREKGVLAEIINLDTPSKKIISKLNGMSSSH from the coding sequence ATGCAAAGTTTAAAACAACAATGGTTTGGCAACGTGCGTGGTGATATTTTATCAGGTATTGTTGTAGCACTTGCACTCATTCCAGAAGCAATCGCATTTTCCATTATCGCCGGCGTTGATCCGATGGTAGGTTTATATGCATCATTTACAATTGCGGTCCTAATTGCCTTTGTTGGTGGACGACCCGGTATGATATCAGCAGCAACTGGCGCCATGGCACTTGTTATGGTTCCGTTAGTTCGAGAGTACGGTGTTGAGTACTTATTTGCTGCTACGATTCTTACAGGGATTATACAAATAGTTTTTGGATTATTAAAAATCGCGAAATTAATGAAATTTATCCCGAATGCAGTCATGATTGGGTTCGTTAATTCATTAGCTATATTAATCTTTATGGCACAAGTGCCGCACTTTGTTGGAATTTCAACAATGACTTATGTTTTTGTTGGGATTACATTATTACTTGTATATACATTACCACGATTTATCAAAGTAGTTCCAGCACCATTAATTGCTATTGTTGCCCTAACATCCATCGCTCTATTTAGTGGAATAGAATTAAGAACGATTGGTGATTTAGGGAATATTACGAAAGACCTACCGTCATTTATCATCCCTAATGTTCCATTTACCTTTGAAACATTACAGATTATTTTTCCAGTTTCACTCTCTCTGGCCATTGTTGGTTTAGTTGAATCATTATTGACTTCACGAATTGTTGATGACATGACAGGAACAGAAAGTAACAAAAACCGAGAAGCTCGCGGGCAAGGTATTGCAAACTTGGTTAATGGTTTCTTTGGGGGTATGGCAGGCTGTGCGATGATTGGACAATCTGTGATTAACATAAAATCCGGTGGTCGTGGTCGACTCTCCACGTTAATCGCTGGCTTATTTTTAATGTTTCTTATCCTTGTACTAGGAGACTTAGTTGTAAGAATTCCAATGCCAGTGCTTGTTGGTATTATGATTATGGTTAGTATCGGTACCTTTGATTGGAGTTCGTTTAAATATTTAGTGAAGGCTCCTCGCACTGACGTAATTGTTATGCTAACAACAGTTACAATTGTAGTTTGGACTCATGATTTATCAAAGGGTGTTATTGCTGGTGTTATATTGAGTGCAATCTTCTTTGTCGTTAAAATTTCAACTGTCAAAATTGAACCTAATGGACACCGTTATGAAGTACATGGTCAGCTGTTCTTCGCATCTACAGAAGGCTTTGTGAATTACTTTAAAAATAAGCACTTTGAAACAAATCAAATCATTATTGATTTCTCCAATAGCCGTATTTGGGATGACTCCGGTGTAGGTGCTTTATTAAAGGTAGAGGATTTGTTACGTGAAAAAGGGGTGCTAGCTGAAATCATTAATTTGGATACACCTAGTAAGAAAATCATTTCTAAATTAAATGGTATGTCTTCATCACACTAA
- a CDS encoding UPF0316 protein: MTNIVLILILQLVYVPLLTLRTIFLVKNITFLAAIFGIMEMLIYVFGLSLVFNGDQSLLAMIVYAVGFGLGMFLGTRIENKLAIGYVYITINTQNKNQELIDSIRANGFALTTYIGEGRDSDRYKYEILAKRNREKELFLLVESIEPRAFIISYEPKSFKGGFMVDRMKKNKRNLNNQ; encoded by the coding sequence ATGACGAATATAGTATTAATACTAATATTACAATTAGTTTATGTACCATTACTAACGTTAAGGACAATATTTTTAGTCAAGAATATTACGTTTTTAGCAGCAATTTTTGGAATTATGGAAATGCTAATTTACGTATTTGGTCTTTCCCTAGTATTTAATGGTGATCAAAGTTTACTAGCAATGATAGTGTATGCAGTTGGCTTTGGTTTAGGGATGTTTTTAGGAACACGTATTGAAAATAAATTGGCTATTGGGTACGTCTATATTACAATTAACACTCAAAATAAAAACCAAGAGCTAATCGATTCTATACGTGCAAATGGCTTTGCATTAACCACGTATATTGGTGAAGGACGCGACAGCGATCGATATAAATACGAAATTTTAGCAAAGAGAAATCGTGAAAAAGAGTTATTTTTACTAGTTGAATCCATTGAGCCAAGAGCATTTATCATTTCATATGAGCCGAAATCCTTTAAAGGTGGATTTATGGTAGATCGCATGAAGAAAAATAAGAGGAATTTAAATAATCAATAA
- a CDS encoding membrane protein: MKKIDKSVADAYFREKNKYMIIYFIIWALVSFGAVAIAEPLSTFTFNGFPFHYFMGAQGALAVFIILLFVNAAVGDKIDKKYGINEGRNEEIGKQSTQNH, encoded by the coding sequence GTGAAAAAGATCGATAAAAGTGTTGCAGATGCTTACTTTCGTGAAAAGAACAAGTATATGATTATCTACTTTATCATCTGGGCTCTTGTATCCTTTGGAGCAGTTGCGATTGCAGAGCCACTAAGTACTTTTACTTTTAACGGCTTCCCATTCCACTACTTCATGGGAGCACAGGGGGCTTTAGCCGTGTTCATTATTTTACTTTTTGTTAATGCAGCTGTTGGGGATAAAATCGATAAAAAGTACGGAATTAATGAAGGAAGAAATGAAGAAATCGGTAAGCAAAGTACGCAAAATCATTAA
- a CDS encoding cation acetate symporter, with product MDIQFIVSTAIILATFALYIWIAVYNKAKETSDFYVAGRGVPPLYNGMAIGADWMSAASFIGMAGTIMVLGYDGLAYIMGWTGGYLLLTFLLAPQLRKSGSYTVPEFIGDRFKSNTALIIAAICTIIISFTYSIGQLSGSGVVIGRLFQIDAGIGTMIGVVLIAIYAGFGGMKGITWTQVAQYIVLIVAYLVPVIFMSLQITGNPLPWLSYGEIVSKLGELDQALGLSEYFAPFENGTKWQFLALMFTLMAGTAGLPHVIARFYTVSTMKAARWSGAWALLFISLLYFSAPAYAAFSRFILMTQVAGSKIAELPAWTKTWVDTGLLKVADQNGDGILQWTELVIGNDIVVMATPEIANLGVFVIGLVAAGAMAAALSTAGGLLIAISSAFAHDIYYRIIKPDATDKQRLNVGRITIVIATLLAGIVALNPPGAITQIVAWAFALATGTFFPALVLGVWWKRSNSKGVIAGLLVGLGVTLAYIFAAKYGGFTILGIIDTGAGVFGAIAAFAANIIVSLATKEPSQEIQDYVENLRYPEQMTYKDGEVHLNE from the coding sequence TTGGATATACAATTTATAGTTTCGACGGCGATTATTTTAGCTACGTTTGCATTATATATTTGGATTGCCGTTTATAATAAAGCGAAAGAAACTTCTGATTTCTACGTGGCTGGTCGTGGCGTACCTCCATTATATAATGGTATGGCTATCGGCGCTGACTGGATGAGTGCGGCCTCATTCATCGGTATGGCTGGTACAATTATGGTACTCGGCTATGACGGATTAGCTTATATTATGGGCTGGACTGGTGGTTATTTACTTTTAACTTTCTTACTTGCACCACAACTCAGAAAGTCTGGCAGTTACACAGTTCCTGAATTTATTGGTGACCGCTTCAAGAGTAATACAGCACTTATTATTGCGGCGATTTGTACAATCATTATTAGTTTTACTTACTCCATCGGACAATTATCAGGTTCGGGTGTAGTAATCGGACGTCTATTCCAAATTGATGCTGGCATCGGAACAATGATTGGGGTAGTTTTAATTGCCATCTACGCCGGCTTTGGTGGTATGAAGGGGATTACTTGGACACAAGTTGCACAATACATTGTATTAATTGTTGCATATCTTGTTCCTGTTATTTTTATGTCCCTTCAAATTACAGGTAATCCACTACCATGGTTATCCTATGGTGAAATTGTTAGTAAGTTAGGGGAACTTGATCAAGCTCTTGGATTATCGGAGTATTTTGCACCATTTGAAAATGGAACAAAGTGGCAATTCCTAGCGCTAATGTTTACGTTAATGGCTGGTACCGCTGGTCTTCCACACGTTATCGCTCGTTTCTATACAGTATCGACTATGAAAGCAGCTCGTTGGTCAGGGGCTTGGGCATTACTATTCATTTCATTACTATACTTCTCTGCACCTGCATACGCGGCTTTCTCTCGCTTCATTTTAATGACTCAAGTAGCTGGAAGCAAAATTGCAGAACTTCCTGCTTGGACGAAAACTTGGGTAGATACAGGTTTATTAAAAGTAGCAGACCAAAATGGTGACGGTATTTTACAATGGACAGAATTAGTCATTGGAAATGATATCGTCGTAATGGCTACACCAGAAATTGCGAACCTAGGCGTATTTGTTATTGGATTAGTTGCTGCTGGTGCAATGGCAGCTGCCTTATCCACAGCAGGTGGTTTATTAATCGCCATTTCATCTGCATTTGCACACGACATTTACTATCGTATTATTAAACCGGATGCAACAGATAAACAGCGTTTAAATGTTGGACGTATTACAATCGTTATCGCTACATTACTTGCGGGTATCGTAGCATTAAATCCACCTGGTGCGATTACTCAAATCGTTGCTTGGGCATTCGCTCTTGCAACCGGTACGTTCTTCCCAGCATTAGTATTAGGGGTTTGGTGGAAACGTAGTAACTCAAAAGGTGTTATTGCAGGCTTACTAGTTGGTTTAGGTGTGACATTAGCTTATATCTTTGCTGCGAAATATGGTGGCTTTACAATTTTAGGCATCATTGATACTGGAGCGGGAGTATTTGGTGCGATTGCTGCCTTTGCCGCAAATATTATTGTTTCCTTAGCGACTAAAGAACCTTCACAGGAAATTCAAGATTATGTAGAAAACTTACGTTATCCAGAGCAAATGACCTACAAAGATGGCGAAGTTCATTTAAACGAATAA
- the yxeQ gene encoding hypothetical protein, translating to MSLTEKFVDKIYHATPDGEAIECAKLGLLDYLTSSYAGKDDAGVHKLLKLIELEGGFQVSPIIGQGRKSTPLQSALVNGFLAHALDFDDVHTEVRGHPSAVLLSTLLALASTNDVTGKRFLEAYVVGVEVMARIARAVKDSHYEKGWHNTGTIGVLAAALAGGYMLQFSRDQLAQALGFAATQSSGLRCHFGTETKPLHAGLAARAAVLSVNLTMVHFENNLNSFDGKGSYFDVYGEGIEKESSLLLDQWNENWKITSPGLWFKIYPFCSAAYFGADAALRIGKLNVDDIQEIFITFSNNTDAALIHRNPKTGEQGRFSIEYIVSLILQGKPLEFKQFDGSLIDAVSQTIINKTIRQNVKEPSTVPRYTKVKIVFRNGDIIEEASTTPKGSPKNKVTKQEIIEKCKLVLKNAEMEGKWLESIFTLDDATDLSDFLCLI from the coding sequence ATGAGTTTAACCGAAAAGTTCGTTGATAAAATCTATCATGCGACACCAGATGGGGAAGCAATCGAATGTGCCAAATTGGGTTTGTTAGATTATTTAACCTCAAGTTATGCTGGCAAGGATGATGCTGGAGTACATAAACTTCTAAAATTAATCGAACTCGAAGGTGGCTTTCAAGTTTCTCCTATTATTGGTCAAGGGCGAAAATCTACTCCTTTGCAATCAGCATTAGTAAATGGCTTTTTAGCTCATGCACTAGATTTTGATGATGTTCATACAGAAGTAAGAGGACATCCGAGTGCGGTATTACTTTCTACTTTACTAGCATTAGCTTCTACAAATGATGTAACAGGAAAACGCTTTTTAGAAGCTTATGTCGTTGGGGTAGAGGTAATGGCAAGAATTGCTCGTGCGGTCAAAGATAGTCATTATGAAAAAGGCTGGCATAATACGGGTACAATTGGTGTACTAGCAGCTGCACTTGCTGGTGGATATATGCTTCAATTTTCGCGTGATCAGCTTGCGCAAGCTTTGGGCTTTGCGGCAACTCAGTCAAGTGGCTTACGCTGTCATTTTGGTACAGAAACGAAACCACTTCATGCGGGGTTAGCTGCACGTGCAGCAGTATTAAGTGTTAATCTAACAATGGTTCATTTTGAAAATAATCTAAATAGTTTCGATGGTAAAGGTAGCTATTTCGATGTTTATGGAGAAGGTATCGAAAAAGAATCGTCATTATTATTAGATCAGTGGAATGAAAACTGGAAAATAACTTCTCCTGGTCTTTGGTTTAAAATATATCCATTTTGTTCAGCAGCATATTTCGGCGCGGATGCTGCATTGCGAATTGGAAAATTAAATGTTGATGACATTCAAGAAATCTTCATCACCTTTTCAAACAATACGGATGCTGCACTTATCCATCGTAATCCTAAAACTGGCGAGCAAGGCCGCTTTAGTATTGAATATATCGTTTCTCTGATTTTACAAGGGAAGCCTTTAGAGTTTAAACAGTTTGACGGGAGCCTTATCGATGCAGTATCCCAAACGATAATTAATAAAACGATAAGGCAAAATGTGAAGGAACCTTCAACTGTTCCAAGATATACAAAAGTGAAAATAGTGTTTAGAAATGGTGACATAATTGAGGAAGCATCAACAACTCCAAAGGGCTCACCTAAAAATAAAGTCACGAAGCAAGAAATCATCGAAAAGTGTAAGTTAGTTTTGAAAAATGCAGAAATGGAAGGGAAATGGCTGGAATCTATATTTACATTAGATGATGCAACAGATTTATCTGACTTTCTCTGTCTGATTTAA
- a CDS encoding polyisoprenoid-binding protein yields MAKYTVDQSHSQVGFEVKHMMVSKVKGQFDAYTAEVEAEDLADLTTAQIAFTLDVASINTRNTDRDNHLKGADFFDVEKYPSITFKSTSIVKDGDDYKLTGDLTIKDVTKPVTFEVEFGGKGTNPWGVEVYGFEAEAKINREEFGLTWNAALETGGVLVGKDIKIKVELEVNPAA; encoded by the coding sequence ATGGCAAAATACACAGTGGACCAATCACATTCACAAGTAGGCTTTGAAGTAAAACACATGATGGTATCAAAAGTAAAAGGTCAATTTGACGCTTATACTGCAGAGGTAGAAGCAGAAGATTTAGCAGATTTAACAACTGCTCAAATCGCTTTCACGCTAGACGTTGCTAGCATCAATACTCGCAACACTGATCGTGATAACCATCTAAAAGGAGCAGACTTCTTTGATGTGGAAAAATATCCAAGCATCACGTTCAAATCTACTAGCATCGTAAAAGACGGAGATGACTACAAATTAACTGGTGATTTAACAATTAAAGATGTAACAAAACCAGTTACTTTTGAAGTTGAATTTGGTGGTAAAGGTACAAATCCATGGGGTGTAGAAGTTTATGGTTTCGAAGCGGAAGCTAAAATTAATCGTGAAGAATTTGGCTTAACATGGAATGCTGCACTTGAAACTGGTGGAGTACTTGTTGGTAAAGACATTAAAATCAAAGTTGAGCTAGAAGTTAACCCAGCTGCATAA
- the lytH gene encoding L-Ala--D-Glu endopeptidase has translation MVRFLIPLLAFPMLWSIIFLNEASANTKEPSGEEIMQQRMDYYMKYQDVFVPWHYLAAVDQYERNIQSVRKDIPKRDSVVAIQISDEVWTGPFNPNQSDTSIASIQYFGGVGLDGNGDGKADNQNDDDVMFTMARYLSQYGPSEEDFKMALWEYYKSEQVINQILTIAKLYKHYDTIELDTHVFPLPVRGYNYSYRGTWGASRGWGGRRIHEGTDIFAGYGTPVVSTSYGVVEVMGWNEFGGWRIGIRDNHNSYHYYAHLAYYNKDLKVGDIVEPGTLLGGVGSTGYGKEGTSGKFPPHLHYGIYKFNGKTEWAFDPYPSLVQWEKISRKKK, from the coding sequence TTGGTTCGGTTTTTAATTCCCTTATTGGCTTTTCCCATGCTGTGGAGCATAATTTTTTTAAATGAAGCATCAGCAAATACAAAAGAACCATCTGGGGAAGAAATTATGCAACAGCGCATGGACTACTATATGAAATATCAAGACGTTTTTGTGCCTTGGCATTATCTAGCTGCAGTTGATCAGTATGAACGTAATATTCAATCCGTTCGAAAGGATATCCCGAAAAGAGATAGTGTCGTCGCCATTCAAATTTCAGATGAAGTTTGGACAGGGCCGTTTAATCCTAATCAAAGTGATACATCGATAGCATCTATTCAATACTTTGGTGGCGTAGGTTTAGATGGAAATGGTGATGGTAAAGCAGACAACCAGAATGATGATGATGTTATGTTTACAATGGCACGGTATTTAAGCCAATATGGGCCAAGTGAAGAAGACTTTAAAATGGCCTTATGGGAATACTACAAAAGTGAACAGGTTATTAATCAAATTTTAACCATAGCAAAACTTTATAAACATTACGATACAATTGAATTAGATACCCATGTTTTCCCATTACCAGTTCGTGGCTACAATTATAGCTATCGTGGAACCTGGGGGGCGAGCAGAGGTTGGGGCGGAAGACGTATTCATGAAGGAACGGATATATTTGCAGGCTATGGCACGCCTGTTGTTTCCACTTCATACGGTGTAGTAGAGGTTATGGGGTGGAATGAGTTTGGTGGTTGGCGAATAGGTATTCGAGATAATCATAATAGTTACCACTATTATGCGCATCTTGCTTATTATAATAAGGATTTAAAAGTTGGAGATATCGTTGAACCAGGCACGCTTCTTGGCGGAGTTGGTAGTACTGGCTATGGGAAGGAAGGTACTTCAGGGAAGTTCCCGCCACATTTACACTATGGTATTTACAAATTTAATGGTAAAACTGAGTGGGCGTTCGATCCGTATCCTTCTTTAGTTCAATGGGAGAAAATATCTAGAAAGAAAAAATGA
- a CDS encoding transcriptional regulator, with translation MDISIDFWSASLEEIKRGYVEDVSQYRCLLCGEQVEKGVIYPEGNVLYEAERFIRLHIENKHESVFHYLLRLDKKITGLTEHQTELLKHFYAGKSDKEVQKEMGIGSSSTIRHHRFVLKEKERQAKTMLAVMELLKERDDYAPAFVAPHKHATKIDDRYAFTTKEQEKVLVKFFPEGLNGPLIKFPPKEKQRLIVLREIVNRLKVDKVYTEKELNVILSEVYEDYVLIRRYLVEYGFIDRKDDGSAYWVKN, from the coding sequence ATGGACATATCAATTGATTTTTGGAGCGCCAGTTTAGAAGAAATAAAGCGCGGCTATGTTGAAGACGTCAGCCAATATCGATGCCTATTATGCGGTGAACAGGTTGAAAAAGGTGTTATTTATCCAGAAGGTAATGTACTTTATGAGGCGGAAAGATTTATTCGATTACACATCGAAAATAAACACGAATCCGTTTTTCACTATCTACTTCGTCTTGATAAAAAAATAACAGGTCTTACTGAACATCAAACAGAACTTTTGAAGCACTTCTATGCAGGGAAAAGTGATAAAGAAGTACAAAAGGAGATGGGGATAGGTAGTAGTTCCACAATTCGACACCATCGTTTTGTATTAAAGGAGAAAGAACGTCAAGCAAAAACAATGCTGGCAGTTATGGAGTTGTTAAAGGAAAGAGACGATTATGCTCCAGCTTTCGTAGCCCCCCATAAACATGCAACAAAGATAGATGATCGATATGCCTTTACTACAAAAGAGCAGGAAAAAGTGTTAGTCAAGTTTTTTCCTGAGGGATTAAATGGACCTCTCATAAAATTTCCACCAAAAGAAAAACAACGTTTAATTGTTTTACGTGAGATAGTTAATCGATTAAAGGTAGATAAAGTCTACACAGAAAAAGAGTTAAACGTGATATTAAGTGAAGTGTACGAAGATTATGTGTTGATAAGAAGATACTTAGTGGAGTACGGATTTATTGATCGAAAAGATGATGGCAGTGCCTATTGGGTGAAAAATTAG
- a CDS encoding thiol reductase thioredoxin, protein METLQTKEQFEQLKNEERVIFMFSADWCGDCRFIEPALPSIEANYPEYEFVKVDRDDFIDLCGELDVYGIPSFIAFNEGHEIGRFVSKDRKTQEEIEAFLDGLSK, encoded by the coding sequence GTGGAAACTTTGCAAACTAAAGAACAATTTGAACAGTTAAAGAATGAGGAACGTGTCATTTTTATGTTTTCTGCAGACTGGTGTGGTGATTGCCGTTTTATTGAGCCAGCATTACCATCCATTGAAGCAAATTATCCAGAATATGAATTTGTAAAAGTAGACCGTGATGATTTCATTGATTTATGTGGGGAATTAGATGTTTACGGTATCCCAAGTTTTATCGCTTTTAATGAAGGACACGAAATCGGTAGGTTTGTTAGTAAGGATCGCAAAACACAAGAAGAAATTGAAGCGTTTTTGGACGGGTTATCCAAGTAA
- the uspA gene encoding universal stress protein, whose translation MYKHILLAADGSENAIRATKEAVKIASCDKESVVEVVYVIDFEKAKAEVIHLNSSETIELERRKKIAKVEELLRDSNVTYKIKFLHGTPGPEIVKYANEQKVDLVVIGSRGLNGLQEMVLGSVSHKVMKRVQCPALIVK comes from the coding sequence ATGTATAAACACATTTTACTTGCAGCAGATGGTTCGGAAAATGCTATTCGTGCAACAAAAGAAGCTGTTAAAATTGCTTCATGTGACAAAGAATCAGTAGTTGAAGTGGTTTATGTGATTGACTTTGAAAAAGCAAAGGCTGAGGTTATTCATTTAAATTCTAGCGAAACCATCGAATTGGAACGTCGCAAAAAGATCGCAAAAGTAGAAGAATTACTTCGCGATTCAAATGTAACCTATAAAATTAAGTTTTTGCATGGCACACCTGGTCCTGAAATCGTTAAATATGCCAATGAACAAAAAGTCGATTTAGTTGTAATAGGAAGCCGGGGACTGAATGGCTTGCAGGAGATGGTATTAGGAAGTGTAAGTCATAAAGTGATGAAACGTGTTCAATGCCCAGCATTAATAGTAAAATAA
- a CDS encoding serine/threonine protein kinase — translation MFHFIQDKKYHNLFKKYVENETSFSLQDVLGNGSYGFAYLLLDEVTGNQYVLKRMRAKHRNDSKQRAKFQQEITFLKELDIPNVPNVIYDGVLEDIPFYIMDYVNGSTFEQAIFEDDITFSLKESLVIVKDLLEIVNTIHQKGIVHRDLRIPNILIQHNNLYIIDFGLAAYIKDDLRMEEIENPKKIENHWSDLYYIGHFLLYLLYSNYSPTERKERRWQEELELPPGVEEYIERLLLIQQPFSSTEEAIKSIPTV, via the coding sequence ATGTTTCACTTTATACAAGACAAAAAATATCATAACCTTTTTAAAAAGTATGTAGAAAACGAGACTTCATTTTCTCTTCAAGATGTTCTCGGAAATGGATCCTATGGATTTGCGTATCTTTTATTGGATGAGGTTACAGGTAATCAATATGTACTAAAAAGAATGCGAGCAAAACACCGAAATGACAGTAAGCAGCGAGCAAAATTCCAACAAGAAATTACTTTCTTAAAAGAACTGGACATTCCAAATGTACCAAACGTTATTTATGATGGAGTATTAGAGGATATCCCCTTCTATATTATGGACTATGTCAATGGTTCTACCTTTGAGCAGGCCATATTTGAAGACGATATAACCTTTTCTTTGAAAGAGTCTCTCGTAATTGTTAAGGATTTGCTTGAAATCGTGAATACTATTCATCAAAAGGGAATTGTCCATCGTGATTTGCGAATTCCAAATATTTTAATTCAACATAACAATTTATATATTATTGACTTCGGTTTAGCGGCATACATTAAAGATGATTTGAGAATGGAAGAAATAGAAAACCCTAAAAAAATCGAAAATCACTGGAGTGATTTATACTATATAGGGCACTTTCTTCTATATTTACTTTATTCGAATTATTCGCCAACTGAACGAAAAGAGAGACGTTGGCAAGAAGAATTGGAGTTACCTCCTGGAGTAGAGGAATATATCGAGCGTTTACTTTTGATACAACAACCATTCTCAAGTACAGAAGAAGCCATCAAATCCATTCCAACTGTATAA